Within Quercus lobata isolate SW786 chromosome 5, ValleyOak3.0 Primary Assembly, whole genome shotgun sequence, the genomic segment gaatataaaaGTCTACCCCCACCCATCCCCATGGGGTGAGGCTAATGCCAATACTGTGCACTCCTTTTGGATAACCAAAGGCCAATGATTTTGGTGGTGATCTGGGAAGTAAGATCATTCGACTTTATATCCTCATCTGAACCAATTTCTTGAATTTGGAATCTTTATGAGAATGAAGTTCGTAAAGATGAGAAATTTGCTTTTATTTGGGGTAGAGTCTGATAATGCTAAACTCTCTGTGGTAGTCTATTAGGTGGACCCTAGGCTTATATATTCTCTGCCTCACCATAGGACTTAAGTTGGGCAGTTGCAAGACAAGATTGTTCAGCTGTTATAGTCTGATTACTGAccacttcttcttttataattataatttaatttaatttctttttattggtaagttacacaagCATCCAATAGGTCTGAAACCTACGATTTCACCATCCACCTTTTTCTTAAACAAGGGAGTGATTTGATTTAAGAGATCATTGGCAAATGTCCACTGGTTTATTTGGCTGCAGGTCTATGACCAGCCTTTCATCGGAAAATTTTGCGGATGGGCTTAAGATTGACACAACCACATCTGCAAGTGAGTCTAGAAGTAGCATGAAGGTcagtatttattattttgctgCTGGCATCTTTATGAAATGATGTATATTTTGAATGTATTAAGGAAGACTTTATAGGACAGAATTCTCCCCATGCCTTGAAACAGATAATCAATTCCATTGGTACTTCTTTAGGAAAGGCAGCAGTCTGGAATGGAGATCATGAATGATGATGTCTCTGCTGGATTTTCCGGAAATTTTGCAGAGTGGGTAACTCATGGCGAGATGCTGTTCCGCTAAAGTTCACTTAAAAGGTTTTTTCTTGTCATTACATTTATTCTCACCATCATCTGATTCAACCCGTCCGAAGGATTTGGGTTCCCCGTATAGAATAAATGGTAAGATACCAATCAAAAGAGAATACCATTGGCATTTGGTGGTGGCTATATTCTTCCAGACAATTAATTCTCAAAGTCATGTAAGATTTGCAGCATTTATTCGATATCGAAATCCTCCATGTGGGCATGATATCGAAGTACAATAAGTAAAATACCAATAGCTAATTCTTTCTGGAGCATCAACTCCATTTCATCATCTAGGTTCGAAACTTGCAAAGATTTTTACTTTGTAAATATGATATGAAGAGCTCTTAACTCCGCCGATTCCCCTAGATTTTAGACTGAAAGTTCTCGACCTTGTAAATATCTATAATAATGCTTCAATTTTAAATCTCAGACATTCAGTTCTAGTTATGATAGTGCttcaatataaaatttcaagactctttttcacaactattgacGGAGCCTGTTGTGATTACTGTATTAATACAAGCGGTATCAATGATTAGCCCATATGAAAGTAATGTTCTAATCATGACCAtcttaacaagtgaaaaaggttttgaaaacTTAGTGTTTCTAGAATTGTTTAGTATTTAACCAATAATGCAGTGCAGTCCTGTATGGTCTTGCAGGTGAATCCTTTTCACTTGCCTTGACTCATCCAACAAACACAAATAGTAATATGTAAACTCCCTGTCTGTTTAGGTTACAAGATGATTTGGAACCGTGGTGGGTGGCACGGCTTCTATGCCAAACCCAAATGAACGTTACTGgccttttgttttgtgtttttcttaacaatcatttttatttcacaaaaATACCCAAAAGGCCAGGTCCATCTCTCTCTGCTAACTCCAAAACAGAGGAGGGTAGAGAAGATAGGCAAATTGGCCCATCAGTACAAGAGGACATGGCCCAAGCAGCCACACTATCGGCCAAAACATGGACGAAGTCCAAGCCAACAAAATTAGAGAGGAGttgttccttaaaaaaaaaaaaaaaaaaaaaaaaaaaaaaaaaaaaaaaaaaaaatttagagaggaGTTTTGATATCATTTACAATACTAAGAGCTTGTTTGGGATGAGCTATAAGatttgagtttttaatttttatgtactattcatggattttattgcactttttggtactattcataggtaCCATTGTAATATTTagttaacttttaattttattttctacattttcaacaaaaagttttcagtttcaactaaataaactgtTTTTAAATGGACCCTAAGATAGAACCAAAATGCATAGACAGCTTAACAACAATAGCCGAATCACATTCACAAATGCCAAAGCTAGAACCGAAATCAAGAGCGACATCAATTGCAGTTGCCCCTTTTTGATGAGTGATCAGATCCTACTTATGTTCTTCCAAACCCACAAGCTAGTATTTGATATTGGAACTTGCGTAAACCTCAGGCCTTACAAGTACTTGAGACATTAATCAAACTACTATAGatcaatttaatcaaaattaacACTATACTATGTGATAGGTATATGAAAACACATATTTAGTTATATTCATCTATTATAATAACTAGATACAAAAACTTATGCGATgcataagaataaataattattttgtattgtattaaaaaaaaaaaattgtattgtaatataatgtataatttttttctttaactttttttgaaggtaatttgttctccctaaaaattaaacaatttctattcAGTTCAATTAAGTCTACTTTGGTCTTATTTGGTCCGATTAggtctattttggtccaatttggtctacTCGATCTAATTTGGTCCACTCAGTCAATTTCGATCCCCCTTTAGTCCCTTTTAGACTAAATGAGCAttaattgattctttttgtaagttttattttcaattttagctcaaaaattcatttttttttcttaatttttgggttgaaaagtatgaaattttattatatttggactaaacttttttgttttgagttaaaaaatacaaagaaaatattaaaataaacattagaaattaaaaatatgagccctaaaaatgcaatataaatgataaatattcaaaagtcttattcagtccattcCGTTCTCTTTGATCCAATTTAGTCCTATTCGGTCTATTTGGTCCTATTTAGTCCATTCTGTCAACTAAAGTTCTATTTGGTCCAAGTCCGTCTATTCAGTCCATATTAGCTTTACTCGGTCCACATTAGTCCTCTTCTGTCCACTTCGGTCCTATTCGGTCTATTCTGTGCACTTTagttctattcagtccattctacctactttggttctatttggcccatattggtcctattcggtccattctgtccactttgcTCCACTTCAGTTCAATATGTGCCATTCGGTCTACTTTGCTCCTATTTAGCTGATTTTATCCACTTtagttctattcggtccattctctACACTTCGGTCCTATTCAGTTCACATTGGTCCTATTAGGTCCACTTCAATCTAGTTTGTCCACTTCGGTTCTATTTGGTCCGATTTGGTCCTGTTCGGTctgtccacttcggtccattgGTTCTTATTCGGTCCTATTTGGTCTAGCTTTGTTCCTATTAagtcaatttggtccacttaattccatttggtccaattcggtctatTCAGATAACTTTGgttcattttggtccactttgatATGTTTTTGAGCACTTACATAATGAGAAAAGACATGTTTGAGTTAAAAACACCTAATCTAAatcaatatttattaaaaaaatatataagtctTAAACTtgtaatatctaaaatcttaagcatagcatttattattactacactTTTGTCGAGCCACATTAAAGTAGCATTTCAGTTCACTTTGATAAGgctaaatttaagtgaaaataGTTCTAAACATAAAGGCTATGAATACACAAATATAATCTTTATGGAAgttattcatttgttttaacgtcgttacttttaaatgaattgcatgagattgattatatatttaagcaaaataaataaataaataaataaatatatatatatatgtatgtataatttttattttaaataaattattcaaatcattCATTCTTTTCAaagagattatcatgataatcaaaattcatatcaaatttatattgaatatgtataatttattatctaaattttattggggagagagagagagggagagagagagagagagagagagatagagagagagagagtacttgTGATGgggaactaaaaaatacaacaccaaaatgTATGAatccaaaatagagttttaaaaatcataatgattcatcaatataaagtagagttgtaagaaagaataaaaattcaagagaaagagaataactattttttcaagagaaaatgtgagagagaataataagaaatttatcgaaaataagatgagaagaaaaaaagtaaaaataaaaaatatagtaataaacaccaaattatccaagtcatgttttataataaaataatattatattcttatatactatatttataatgcaatatgataacatCTATGaaaccaaagagaataaaaaagataacaactgaaaaatacaaaatttaatcacatcaacccaaagtagagttccaaataatacaaaaattcatcaatctaaagtagagattcaagaaaaatataaaaaaacctaccaaaaatgaaaaaaaaaaaaatgagagaaagaaagagagagagaaataaccttttgtgtggaaaataagagagagagagagagagatatttagTCAATTTAACAATAAGtgatatgattttttcttttttggaactAAATATAAACTTTCAAAAGTAGAAGTTAATAAAACAAATAACTTGTTAGGAAGATTAatatcttcatattttttttatgagtaatCATGTTATTTCAACTGTTTCACTTAATTGAAGAGAGACTAATCTCTTATATTATCCCCAAGCTTAATGCACATTTTATTTTCACCTCTTTCGCTTACTCTtccaaagaaattttttttggctacatTCTTGGACATAAAAACTGATAGCCTATCACTTGACTTTGAGTGGTGATACTGTTGGACCtatcatttatttaaaaacttaCTAATAATAACAAACTTAGATTAGCAAAGAAAGAAACTGTCTTCACAATCCTCCACGTAACTTAGATTAGCAAAccaaatagattaaaaaaaagggtttggtatccaaaaccaaaccaaaccttTTGTAAATTACTAGCATTATATATACCCAAAATTACGAAACAACAACAATAGTCAACATTTCATTGTTTTTCCATGCAAGATGGGTAAGGAGATAACCTAACAACAGGAAAGCTAATTAGGGCATAGTGTCTGCCAAATACCAATCACCAACCTTGCATCATTCTACACACGCAACCCTTTTAGACATATTCCAACTAGCTATATAAACCCCAAGCATGGCCTTTGATTCTACCATCAAAACCAAAGAGAATTCCTTGCTTTCCCATTTCAAAACCTAGTGAAATACTTCTTTTTCCATCATGGCATCTAGCAAGTGGTTCATCTTGGCTTTCTTTGTTGTTTTCAACATATTATCCAGCATTAACCTCAGCTTAGCAGTTCGCAATCTTTTACAAACCACTACACCTTCTATACCAACAGTGCCAGTGGTGCCTACTTTGCCTAAACCAACACCATTGCCACCTTTGCCTACACTGCCAGTGCCCACCACTCAGCCATCACTGCCCAATCCTGCACAGCGGCCTCCACTTCCCAACTTGCCCACCATCCCATCAATCCCACAGTTTAACTTGCCTCCACTTCCAAACATTCCCTCACTCCCAACTATTCCAACTACAATTCCTTCCATCCCATTCTTCTCACCACCACCATCTACTACCACTACTAGCCCTTGATCTATGTTCATCTCATGAAAACCAGTATACAGGACAGACACTTTCAATAGCATGGAATAATTGGAGGCATTTATTTACTGTTTAGTTTTCTATGGATATGTTATGTTGTATGTTTATTTGAAATACTATTATTTATTGCTGTAAAAGTTACGTGTGTGAGCAGTTCTTGTATTGCTAGATTTCATTGTATTGAAATTACTTCTGTTTTATAGATATATTTCTATGTAATTTTACTGTCATTTACTCTGTCTTTCTTACTTCTTTATTCCTTTTTCCTTGGGCCATTTATATTGAActtatttaagttttaagaAATACAAGTTAATTTGTAGCTAAAGACTGTGACTTACAGGGTTTGATCATCCAGTGATGATGggaaaaatgataattaaaatgTTGGAAATGCTATTCTACAAGAGTACAAGAAATCATGGaattgctattatatatatacaagactACAGGGAAATCAAATTATCATTTGCACGTGTGGCATAATAAGatgaattaaataatttaagcaAGTCACAGTGTCACACAATGAAATATGCCTGATAGCATACGTCATAACTATTAAATAAGTTCCGTAACTCGAAACATATGTGGATGATAATTTAAAATGCCATATAAGGAAATGAATgaatttctctctaaactagtttataaaaaaatcttgttCTTTGTAAAAAGATAGTGTATGTGATCATAACAAACGAGTTTTAAAATATAGGGCTTTAGGGGCATTACAATAACTAAAACCTCGGTTTAGAATACATGGAATATGTTTTTAATTCTTAAGAGAATGTTTATGtttggaatgaaatgaaaatgcACAAAACTACCTTATCTCTAAACTCCGGAAGTCCGATCATAACAAACGAGTTTTAAAATATAGGGCTTTAGGGGCATTACAATAACCTCGGTTTAGAATACATGGAATATGTTCTTAATTCTTAAGAGAATGTTTATGtttggaatgaaatgaaaatgcACAAAACTACCTTATCTCTAAACTCCGGAAGTCcgaagactttttttttggtgggggggggggggggtgggtggaACCTATAGAAACTGAGAATGCCTTTCAAACTAGTGGTGTTTATCTGGAGAACTTGCAGCAATGCATTTCATAGGAATATACTCTCTTAAGGTCTGCGTAATGAAAAGGAGACAACAGACCACTTGTTTCAGCATTGTAATGTCGCTAAAGCACGGTTTGATTGTAacatagggtctgtttggattgaaattattgttgctgaaactgaaaactgaaaactgaaaatactgtagcaaaataatttttaaatgtgtgaatagtattgtgggacctatttttaatattttttagtacgTGAACAGTGCTGTGAATAGTAATGAACAGTGCGTAAACAGTGATTTTTGTCCCCTGCACAGTGAACCCATGTGAGGTTACTGTTCAcgtgcaggaaaaaaaaaaaaaaaaagtggaaaacgTGAAACGCAGAAACGCTGGACGCAGACTCAGTTCCCAAACACTCACATTGAGGACAGAGTATATCATACTAGGATCTATCAAaagttggttattttttttttttttttggcttggaACTTACATGGACACTTTAAAACCCCTAGTGTGTCCATATCAAACACACCAATGACATTTCTTCATTTCTGTCTTCATTATGTTGGACATAAAAAatctattgaaaattttatctttgatttTAGATATGATTAAAGGCCCGTTAAgcacaattttttataaggtTGTCGAGGCAGAAACCCAAAGggaatttagagagaaaatcctAACCTCTACCTGTTGAGCCTATGAGTTCCAAAAGAGAATAAAGATGTTAacatatattatgttatgggctttaggcccagctaggttacttgtatagcacacttgtacttgtactacactttacttgtaccgcacacatatgccccctatataaaggcactgatgtatattctttgattggtgtgaaatacaatactattgcattcagtatttctaacatggtatcaaagccatcGTTCTGACTTTTTCTTTGCAGTCTTGTCTCTCATTGGTGTTATTCCAGACTCACAATTGCTTCCGCTGTTACAATTGCTGTTACAGCCATTCGTCGTTAAACCTCTGACGCATTTCAGTCATTGTCTCTGGTTCCGGATCTGCAGCTGCCGTCGTTCAGAGTCTCGAGACCACTGCCATACCGTCACCGCTGTGATCCTTGCCCCGATTGTGTTTTTGCAGGTACCAATAAGATCTTCCTTCGCTGATCTACCACCTCGTGGAAACCTAACCACCATTGGAGCTCACACGTGCCGTCACGCGCCACCTACGATTCTGCGCCAAAGCTCACGCACCTCCACGCTCCGAAAGCCTTCCGCACGCGCCTCCACGTGATTCCACCTGTTGACATCATTCTTCACGCGCCAGATCTGTGTTTGCTGACGTCAGCCATAGGTGATGTCATCACTGCCACGTCACCTGCTGACATCATCGCCCAATCTGCTGACGTCACCCGCCACGTCAACTGACATCGTTGTTGATTGACTGTTGACTTGcgttgactttttgttgactttgaccgttgaTTTTGACTAAGGGTTGACTTTTTTGCCAGAGTTGACTTTTGCAGTCGAggtgctccttacccagtttttcgtgtagatttcatttttgcatattttgcttctaaatgaagaataaggacaagtcttcttccttttaCAACAATCGTCGTCGACGATCCAGCAATCGTTTTTGCAATTTATGTAAATGATTTGGCCACagtattgagacttgctatcattgcaacaaatcagctgtttcaatttctgctgctactgttgctaacactaAGAGTGACCAACCAATGGCTCCGGTCTTTGCACAGTCTCGgtcttctggatccactttcaccatttccagAGATGACCTTATAAACATCATCGctaatgtcattcgtatggttggtaatgcatcttattcctcttttttctcaactttatctggtatgtctcctacctcttggcttatggattctgcttgttgcaataaCATGATACCTCATTCGTctttattttctgaacttaaacctgcaccacaccctcttaatattcgcacagcaaatggttccacaatgtctggtcataatataggctCTGTTTCGACCTCTAACCTCTCGGTTCTTAGAGTCTTTAATGTTCatgacctttcttacaatttattttctgtgtgACAATTAGCTAAGTTGGATTATcgcattattttttattattctgggtgtattgtgcaggatccaaggACGGGACAGGAGTTTGGGGTCggtcccagagttgggcgtatgtttcccgtggacaaccttcgtcttccacttgttgctcctgtttctgttgctacAGCTACTGTAGTTTCTTCtgttccttcccttgcactttggcatgctcgacttggtcacgcatcttcctctcgagtataacaattggcttctagaggtttgttaggtttaGTGTCTACCGgaaattttgattgtgtctcatgtca encodes:
- the LOC115991921 gene encoding proline-rich receptor-like protein kinase PERK2 codes for the protein MASSKWFILAFFVVFNILSSINLSLAVRNLLQTTTPSIPTVPVVPTLPKPTPLPPLPTLPVPTTQPSLPNPAQRPPLPNLPTIPSIPQFNLPPLPNIPSLPTIPTTIPSIPFFSPPPSTTTTSP